TCGCGGACGGTCGCGGCGACGCCGGTGGCGACCACGTAGTCGGTGGGCTCGTCCTGCTGGAGCATCCGCCACATGGCGTCGACGTACTCCGGCGCGTAGCCCCAGTCGCGGACCGCGTCGAGGTTGCCGAGGTAGAGGTGGTCCTGGAGACCGGCCTTGATCCGGGCGACCGCGCGGGTGATCTTGCGGGTCACGAAGGTCTCGCCGCGGCGCGGGGACTCGTGGTTGAAGAGGATCCCGTTGACCGCGAACATGTCGTAGGCCTCGCGGTAGTTCACCGTGGTCCAGTACGCGAAGACCTTGGCGGCACCGTACGGGCTGCGCGGGTGGAACGGCGTCTGCTCGTTCTGCGGCGGCGGGGTAGAGCCGAACATCTCCGAGGACGAGGCCTGGTAGATACGGGTGTCCACGCCGCTGGCCCGGATGGCCTCCAGCAGGCGCAGCGCGCCGAGGCCGGTGACGTCACCGGTGTAGAGGGGTGCGTCGAAGGAGACGCGGACGTGGGACTGCGCACCCAGGTTGTAGACCTCGTCGGGGCGTATGTCGCGCAGCAGGTTCACCAGCGCCACGCCGTCGGACAGGTCCGCGTGGTGCAGCACGAGGGAGCGGTTCTCGGTCTGCGGGTCCTGGTAGATGTGGTCGATCCGCTCCGTGTTGAAGCTGGAGGAGCGCCGCACGAGCCCGTGCACCGTGTATCCCTTGGAGAGCAGGAGCTCGGCGAGGTACGAGCCGTCCTGCCCGGTGACGCCGGTGATCAGTGCGGTCTTGCCCATAGGGTCCCCCTGGGGGTCGTTGCGGTCTGTCGTGCCGGCCGGCGGTCTTCCGCCGGCCCTGTCGAGGCTGCGCCTCATGGTGTGTGGCGGGCCCGCCGCGCCGTGGAGGGCGGCGGCCCGGAGTGCGGGGCGGGCGGGCCCGCGGCCGCGGCGCGCGTACGGCCGCCGGCCCGGACCCGGGGGGCCGGATGGGTACCGTACACGCCTGTTGCGGAACCGATCCCCCCGCATTCGGCCCCGGCCACACCGCCGGAACCCGCTGCCGATCCGGGGCGCGCGGGCCCGTGGGCCGGGGCGGCCCCTCCCCCGCAAACCCGCGGCGGCGGACTGGCATCATCGGCGGTATGACAAGTTCGCTGCCGCTCCTGCCCCCGCACGCCCGCGTCTTCGTCGCCGGCCACCGCGGCCTCGTGGGGTCCGCGGTCGCCCGGCGGCTGACCGCCGACGGCCACGAGGTGCTCACCCGCAGCCGCGCCGAGCTCGACCTGCGCGACGGCGCCGCGACCGAGGCGTACCTGCGGGACGTCCGCCCGGACGCCGTGGTGCTGGCCGCCGCCAAGGTGGGCGGGATCATGGCCAACAGCACCTACCCGGTGCAGTTCCTGGAGGACAACCTCAAGATCCAGCTCAGCGTCATCGCCGGGGCGCACGCCGCCGGGGTGGGCCGGCTGCTGTTCCTCGGCTCGTCCTGCATCTACCCCAAGCTGGCCCCGCAGCCCATCAGCGAGGACGCCCTGCTGACCGGCCCGCTGGAGCCGACCAACGAGGCCTACGCCCTCGCCAAGATCGCCGGGATCGTGCAGGTCCAGTCGTACCGCAAGCAGTACGGCGCCTCGTACATCTCGGCCATGCCCACGAACCTGTACGGCCCGGGGGACAACTTCGACCTGGAGTCCTCGCACGTCCTGCCCGCGCTGATCCGCCGCTTCCACGAGGCCTCGGCCGAGGGGCGCGAGGAGGTGACGCTGTGGGGATCGGGCACCCCGCGCCGGGAGTTCCTGCACGTCGACGACCTCGCCGCCGCCTGCGCGGTGCTGCTGGAACGCTACGACGGCGACGAGCCCGTCAACATCGGCTGCGGCGAGGACCTCACCATCAGGGCACTGGCCGAGACGGTCGCCGAGGTGACCGGCTTCGAGGGCCGGCTCGCCTGGGACACCTCCAAGCCGGACGGGACGCCCCGCAAGCTGCTGGACGTCACCCGCCTGACCTCGCTGGGCTGGAAGCCCGGCATCCCGCTGCGCGACGGCATCGCGTCCACCTACCGCTGGTGGCTGGACTCCCCGATGTCGCGCTGATCGCAAGGCGGGCCCCTCAGTACGCTCCGCGGCCGTCGACGACGGCGCGGAGCGTACGGCCCATGACGTCGACATCGCTGGTGAAGGACCAGTTGTCGACGTACTGCAGATCAAGCTGAATCGTTTCGTCCCAGGACAGGTCCGACCGTCCGCTGATCTGCCACAGGCCCGTCATACCCGGCCGCACGCTCAGACGGCGCAGCTCGGTCTCGTCGTACCGGGCCACCTCCTCGGGCAGCGGCGGGCGCGGGCCGACGAGGGACATGCTGCCGGTCAGCACGTTGAACAGCTGCGGCAGTTCGTCCATCGAGGTCCGGCGCAGCAGCCGGCCCACCCGGGTCACCCGGGGGTCCCGGCGCATCTTGAACATCAGGCCGTCGTTCTCGTTGGCCCCCGCCAGTTCCGGCTTCAACCGGTCGGCGTCCACGACCATCGTGCGGAACTTCCACATGACGAACGGGACCCCGTCACGCCCGATCCGGCGCTGGCTGTAGAAGGCCGGCCCGCGCGAGCCGAAACGTATCGCCAGCACCAGCGCGAGGAAGAGCGGCGACAGCAACAGCAGCCCGACGGCGGCCCCCGCCCGGTCCAGCGCCGACTTGAGCAGCGGTTGCACGCCCCTGCGCACGGGCGGCGCGATCCGCAGCACGGCGAGCCCGCCGGCGGAAAGGGTCTCCAGCCGCTTGACGGATATCTCCACCAGGCCGGGGAAGACGGCCAGTTCGAGCCCGGCGTCGTGCAGCGCCCAGGCGACCCGGCGCAGCCGGTCCCCGGCGATCCGCACGCCCGGGGCGACGAGCACCAGGTCGGCGTGGTGGCTGCGGACGGCGCCCAGCACCGCGGTGGCGTCCTCGTTCGGACCGTAGGGGGCCGCGTCCAGGCGGGCCGCGACGGGTACGCCGCTGTCCAGCCGGCCTTCGCCGACCGGGACGACGCCGACGACCACGTAGGGGTGGTCGGTGCGCGAGGCGAGGTGCGCGATCACGCCTTCGGCGGCCTCGGGTTCGCCGACGACCAGGACCCGGCTGACCGCCTGGGCCTCCCGGCGGGCGGCGAAGAGGTGACGGTAGGTCAGTTTGTGGCAGGCGACGGTCACGAGCAGGGCGGGCAGCAGCGCCCCCAGCGCCGCCAGCCGCGGGGTGCTTTCGCCGGTCACCACACGGGCGACGGCAAGGACACCGATCAGAATCAGCCAGTCGTGGACGACGGGCAGCACTCCGCGGGACTCACCGAGCGTCCGGGTCGCGTACCGTCGGCGCAGCGCCTGTACCGCGGTCCACGCGAGGGCCGCACCGACCGCGCAGTAGACGGGCCGGGCCTGCTGCGCCGCGTCGAAGACGAGTCCTACGGGGACGGCCGCTCCCAGGAAGTCGGCCGTGACCGCCGCGGGAAGGTACCAGCGGGCCTTGTCGACGAGCCGGCGCGGAGGCGCCGAACTCGACGCGGTCGGATCGACGGCCGTCCCGGCCACTCTTTGCGCAGGAAAATGGACATGCCTCATGGGCCCCCCTGGCACGTGGTCTATGTCAGTGGCGTGTGCCCGCGGCTTCCCCTGGCGACGAGCATCTGACGCACCGGGAAACAGTACGACAAACACCCGTACGGTAAATGCCGTTTGCGTTAACGAGGTCCCCCGTTGCTCAAGTGTTAGCAACCGGTATCTGTAGTTCCGGCTGTTTCGGCTCCTCCTCTCACACAAAAGTGAATGGTTCGGATACCGGATACGTCTCTTCGGACAACGGACTGTTTCCAGCCAACCTTTTGATGTGGCCCTGACATCGACGCCCGCAGGTGACACTCTTCGACCGTTCATCGCACGAGCCCTGATCTGCCCGGAGGCCCACCCAGCCGTCCGGAACCCCCCTTGCAGAAGGAGTTTGCGTTGAGTCACACCCCCCAGCGGCGCGCCACCGCGGCCGGCGCCCTCGTCGCCGCCGCGGCCCTGCTCGCCGTAGGCATTCAGGCCGGAACCGCCAACGCCGACGCCACCGCGTCGTCGCAGTCCACCAAGGCGGCTCAGCCCAACCCGGGCGCGGCCGCCCGCCTGCTCAGCGCTTCGGAGCGTGCGACGCTCCTCGCCGATGCCAACTCGACCACGGTGCAGGCGGCCAAGGCCCTCGGCCTCGGCGGCAAGGAGCGCCTGGTCGTCCGCGATGTGGTCCAGGATGCCGACGGCACCACCCACACCACGTACGAGCGCACGTTCGACGGCATACCCGTGCTCGGCGGTGACCTGACGGTCCACGCCAAGGGCGGCGTCACCAAGAGCGTGACCAAGGCCACCAACCACGAGATCAGCGTGGCGGACACCAGCCCCTCCGTCGCCCCCTCGGCGGCCGAGAGCCAGGCCGTCTCCTCGGCCAACGCCGCGGGCGCCAAGCAGGCCAAGCCCTCCAAGAACGCCCGCAAGGTGATCTGGGCGGCCGAGGGCGCGCCGGTCCTCGCCTTCGAGACCGTCGTCGGCGGCCTCCAGGACGACGGCACCCCGAGCGAGCTGCACGTGGTCACCGATGCCAAGACCGGCGCGAAGATCACCCAGTGGCAGGCCATCGAGACCGGCACCGGCAACACCATGTACAGCGGCCAGGTCACGATGGGCACCTCGCAGTCGGGCAGCAGCTACACGCTGACCGACGCCGGGCGCGGCGGCCACAAGACCTACGACCTCAAGGGCGGCAGCTCCGGCACCGGCACGCTCTTCACCAACACCACGGACGTCTGGGGCAACGGCGCCGCCTCCAACCGCGAGACGGCCGGTGCGGACGCCCACTACGGCGCCCAGCTGACGTGGGACTACTACAAGAACGTGCACGGCCGCAACGGCCTGCGCAACGACGGTGTCGCCCCGTACAGCCGGGTGCACTACGGCAACGCCTACGTCAACGCGTTCTGGGACGACGGCTGCTTCTGCATGACGTACGGCGACGGCACCAGCAACACGCACCCGCTGACGTCCATCGACGTGGCCGCGCACGAGATGACGCACGGTCTGACCTCGGTCACCGGCAACATGACCTACAGCGGTGAGCCCGGCGGCCTGAACGAGGCGACCTCCGACATCATGGCGGCGAACGTCGAGTTCTACGCCAACAACCCGCAGGACGTCGGCGACTACCTGGTCGGCGAGAAGATCGACATCAACGGCGACGGCACCCCGCTGCGCTACATGGACAAGCCCAGCAAGGACGGCGGCTCCAAGGACTACTGGTCCTCCAGCCTCGGCGGCCTCGACGTCCACTACTCCTCGGGCCCGGCCAACCACGTCTTCTACCTGATGTCCGAGGGCTCCGGCGCCAAGGTCATCAACGGCGTCAGCTACAACTCGCCGACCTCGGACAACCTCCCGGTCACCGCGATCGGCCGCGACGCCGCCGCGAAGATCTGGTTCCGCGCGCTGACGGTCGGCTACTTCAAGTCGAACACCAACTACGCCGCCGCCCGCACGGCGACGCTGCAGGCCGCCGCCGACCTGTACGGCCAGGGCTCGACCACGTACAACAACGTGGCCAACGCCTGGGCCGGCATCAACGTCGGTGCCCGCATCACCTCCGGCGTCTCGGTCACCCCGATCGCCAACCAGACCACCCAGGTCAACACCGCCGTGAGCCTGCAGGTCCAGGCGACCAGCACCAACGCGGGTGCGCTGAGCTACGCGGCGACCGGTCTGCCGGCCGGCCTGTCGATCAACTCCTCGACGGGTCTGATCTCGGGCACCGCCACCACCGCGGGCACGTCCAACGTGACCGTCACGGTGACCGACTCCGCGGGCAAGACGGGTACGGCGTCCTTCACCTGGACCGTCGGCACGGTCCAGCAGAGCGTGTTCGAGAACACGAACGACTACCAGATCGCGGACAACTCGACCGTCGAGTCCCCGATCACGGTGACCCGCACGGGCAACGCCCCGAGCACCCTCAAGGTGGACGTCAACATCGTCCACACCTACGTCGGTGACCTGCGGGTCGACCTGGTCGCCCCCGACGGCTCCGTCTACAACCTGCGCAACCGCAGCGGCGGCAGC
This Streptomyces sp. NBC_00539 DNA region includes the following protein-coding sequences:
- the gmd gene encoding GDP-mannose 4,6-dehydratase gives rise to the protein MGKTALITGVTGQDGSYLAELLLSKGYTVHGLVRRSSSFNTERIDHIYQDPQTENRSLVLHHADLSDGVALVNLLRDIRPDEVYNLGAQSHVRVSFDAPLYTGDVTGLGALRLLEAIRASGVDTRIYQASSSEMFGSTPPPQNEQTPFHPRSPYGAAKVFAYWTTVNYREAYDMFAVNGILFNHESPRRGETFVTRKITRAVARIKAGLQDHLYLGNLDAVRDWGYAPEYVDAMWRMLQQDEPTDYVVATGVAATVREFVESSFGHAGLDWNEHVRYDPKYERPSEVDALIGDASKAQEILGWKPTVLVAELARIMVDADIRQVEDQLAGATVRIDR
- a CDS encoding GDP-L-fucose synthase family protein — encoded protein: MTSSLPLLPPHARVFVAGHRGLVGSAVARRLTADGHEVLTRSRAELDLRDGAATEAYLRDVRPDAVVLAAAKVGGIMANSTYPVQFLEDNLKIQLSVIAGAHAAGVGRLLFLGSSCIYPKLAPQPISEDALLTGPLEPTNEAYALAKIAGIVQVQSYRKQYGASYISAMPTNLYGPGDNFDLESSHVLPALIRRFHEASAEGREEVTLWGSGTPRREFLHVDDLAAACAVLLERYDGDEPVNIGCGEDLTIRALAETVAEVTGFEGRLAWDTSKPDGTPRKLLDVTRLTSLGWKPGIPLRDGIASTYRWWLDSPMSR
- a CDS encoding sugar transferase, which translates into the protein MRHVHFPAQRVAGTAVDPTASSSAPPRRLVDKARWYLPAAVTADFLGAAVPVGLVFDAAQQARPVYCAVGAALAWTAVQALRRRYATRTLGESRGVLPVVHDWLILIGVLAVARVVTGESTPRLAALGALLPALLVTVACHKLTYRHLFAARREAQAVSRVLVVGEPEAAEGVIAHLASRTDHPYVVVGVVPVGEGRLDSGVPVAARLDAAPYGPNEDATAVLGAVRSHHADLVLVAPGVRIAGDRLRRVAWALHDAGLELAVFPGLVEISVKRLETLSAGGLAVLRIAPPVRRGVQPLLKSALDRAGAAVGLLLLSPLFLALVLAIRFGSRGPAFYSQRRIGRDGVPFVMWKFRTMVVDADRLKPELAGANENDGLMFKMRRDPRVTRVGRLLRRTSMDELPQLFNVLTGSMSLVGPRPPLPEEVARYDETELRRLSVRPGMTGLWQISGRSDLSWDETIQLDLQYVDNWSFTSDVDVMGRTLRAVVDGRGAY
- a CDS encoding M4 family metallopeptidase → MSHTPQRRATAAGALVAAAALLAVGIQAGTANADATASSQSTKAAQPNPGAAARLLSASERATLLADANSTTVQAAKALGLGGKERLVVRDVVQDADGTTHTTYERTFDGIPVLGGDLTVHAKGGVTKSVTKATNHEISVADTSPSVAPSAAESQAVSSANAAGAKQAKPSKNARKVIWAAEGAPVLAFETVVGGLQDDGTPSELHVVTDAKTGAKITQWQAIETGTGNTMYSGQVTMGTSQSGSSYTLTDAGRGGHKTYDLKGGSSGTGTLFTNTTDVWGNGAASNRETAGADAHYGAQLTWDYYKNVHGRNGLRNDGVAPYSRVHYGNAYVNAFWDDGCFCMTYGDGTSNTHPLTSIDVAAHEMTHGLTSVTGNMTYSGEPGGLNEATSDIMAANVEFYANNPQDVGDYLVGEKIDINGDGTPLRYMDKPSKDGGSKDYWSSSLGGLDVHYSSGPANHVFYLMSEGSGAKVINGVSYNSPTSDNLPVTAIGRDAAAKIWFRALTVGYFKSNTNYAAARTATLQAAADLYGQGSTTYNNVANAWAGINVGARITSGVSVTPIANQTTQVNTAVSLQVQATSTNAGALSYAATGLPAGLSINSSTGLISGTATTAGTSNVTVTVTDSAGKTGTASFTWTVGTVQQSVFENTNDYQIADNSTVESPITVTRTGNAPSTLKVDVNIVHTYVGDLRVDLVAPDGSVYNLRNRSGGSADNIVQSFTVNASSEVAQGVWKLRVADLASADTGYINSWKLTF